In one Meles meles chromosome 17, mMelMel3.1 paternal haplotype, whole genome shotgun sequence genomic region, the following are encoded:
- the C17H1orf112 gene encoding uncharacterized protein C1orf112 homolog isoform X3, which produces MSEGRAAPLEELRSWPEELCRRELPSVLPRLLSMYQHSDDWIEHIQILKVIVEMFLPHVNHLTLEETFFSQVLPKTVKLFDDMMYELTSQARGLSSHNLEIQTTLRNILQTMVQLLAALTGCVQHVCATQDSIILENIHSLPSSILHVIKSTFVHCKFQIFSRLFSRRPIVFKSS; this is translated from the exons ATGTCGGAGGGACGCGCGGCGCCGCTGGAGGAGTTGAGGAGCTGGCCCGAGGAGCTGTGCCGCCGGGAGCTGCCGTCCGTCCTGCCGCGGCTCCTC tCTATGTATCAGCATTCTGACGATTGGATTGAGCATATTC AAATTCTGAAAGTTATTGTGGAAATGTTTTTACCTCATGTGAACCACCTGACACTGGAAGAGACTTTCTTCTCACAAGTGCTGCCGAAG ACTGTGAAATTATTTGATGACATGATGTACGAGTTAACCAGTCAAGCCAGAGGACTGTCAAGCCATAATTTAGAAATCCAGACCACTCTAAGGAATATTTTACAG ACAATGGTGCAGCTCTTAGCAGCTCTTACAGGATGTGTTCAGCATGTCTGTGCCACCCAGGACTCCATCATTCTAGAAAACATTCATAGTCTTCCCTCCTCCATCCTACATGTAATCAAAAGTACATTTGTACATTGTAAG TTTCAGATCTTCTCCAGGCTCTTTTCAAGGAGGCCTATTGTCTTCAAAAGCAGCTAA
- the METTL18 gene encoding histidine protein methyltransferase 1 homolog, producing MCVSSVPPRSRILRGVEGLCAFPARMTFQFNFTVENLLESESTPRGDGALALDSSKESSVSESEKGRRRGRKRSTEQLEWPQDHLWEHKPVGSAAPSQDTNGSVPAANSSGNLEPHEKHRGVRVAREHPVPEDVTKVLENKVVETLPGPQHVNVSVVKTILLKENVAGENIVSQSISSHSDLISGVYEGGLKIWECTFDLLAYFTKAQVKFAGKKVLDLGCGSGLLGIAAFKGGAREIHFQDYNSTVIDEVTLPNVVANFTVEDEGNDVNEPDVKRRRKSKIAQELCKCRLFSGEWSEFCKLILSSETFFEKYDLILTSETIYNPDYYSTLHQTFLGLLDKNGRVLLASKAHYFGVGGGTYLFQKFVEERNVFETRTLEIIDEGLKRFLIEMTFK from the coding sequence ATGTGTGTGTCATCAGTTCCACCCAGAAGTCGAATCCTCCGTGGAGTTGAAGGACTGTGCGCCTTTCCTGCGAGGATGacttttcagtttaattttactgtagaaaaccttctggaaagtgaATCCACACCCCGTGGAGATGGAGCTTTGGCCCTGGATTCCTCCAAAGAGTCTTCAGTCTCAGAAAGTGAAAAAGGTCGACGTAGGGGCAGAAAACGTTCTACAGAGCAGCTTGAGTGGCCTCAGGATCATTTGTGGGAGCATAAGCCAGTGGGCAGCGCAGCTCCCTCTCAAGACACAAACGGCTCAGTCCCTGCCGCAAACAGCTCAGGCAACCTGGAGCCACATGAGAAACATCGCGGCGTGAGAGTGGCCAGAGAGCATCCTGTGCCCGAAGACGTAACGAAAGTGCTAGAAAACAAAGTCGTGGAAACATTACCAGGTCCCCAGCATGTTAATGTATCCGTCGTGAAAACCATCTTGTTGAAAGAGAACGTCGCTGGAGAAAACATAGTGTCACAAAGCATTTCTTCTCACTCCGATCTGATTTCTGGGGTTTATGAAGGAGGCTTAAAAATCTGGGAGTGTACCTTTGACCTACTGGCTTATTTCACAAAGGCCCAGGTAAAATTTGCTGGGAAGAAAGTGTTGGATCTTGGCTGTGGATCCGGGTTGCTGGGTATAGCGGCATTCAAGGGAGGGGCCCGAGAAATTCATTTTCAAGATTATAACAGTACGGTGATTGATGAAGTGACCTTACCTAATGTAGTGGCTAACTTTACTGTGGAAGATGAAGGAAATGACGTAAATGAACCCGATGTGAAACGACGCAGGAAATCAAAGATAGCACAAGAATTATGTAAATGCCGGTTATTTTCAGGGGAGTGGTCTGAGTTTTGTAAGCTTATACTAAGTAGTGAAaccttctttgaaaaatatgatCTCATTCTCACCTCAGAAACCATTTACAATCCCGATTATTACAGTACTTTGCACCAGACATTCCTTGGATTGTTAGATAAGAACGGACGGGTGCTTTTAGCAAGCAAAGCACATTATTTTGGTGTAGGTGGAGGCACTTACCTCTTTCAGAAGTTCGTGGAAGAAAGGAATGTGTTTGAGACCAGAACACTTGAAATAATTGATGAAGGACTAAAGAGATTCCTAATTGAAATGACTTTTAAGTAA